From the Poseidonibacter antarcticus genome, the window CTTGCTCCTCCCCCAATAATCGCTATATCGTAGATTCTTTTTCCTTTTTACAAACAAATCTATTTAAACCATTTATATATTCATATTCTAAAGTATAATTATTGGCTTTTAAAATATTATGTACAATATATAAACCTAATCCAAATGAATTCTTTGATTTATCTTCATTTGCAAAAAATGGTTCAAAATATTTTTCTAATTTATATTCTAATTCTTTACCATTATTTTCAAAAATAATATTATCATTTTCAGTTAAGATAGTAACTTTTTTATTACTAGAATACTTAAGCGCGTTATCAATTAAGTTCTTAACAGCAATAGAAAATAATTTGAAATTTACATTTACTTTCTTATTTTCATAAGATTGAATAATTGATTCATCTTCTAGCATTAAAATATCTTTTGCATTATCAATAACATCATTTAAATAATAAATTTTTTTATCTATATTTTTATTAGAAGATATTAACTCTTCAATAGAAGCAAATTCATTAATCAATAATTCTAATCTAGAAAAAACAGATTTTAACTTTTCATTATTCTCTTTATTTTGTTCTAATTGTGTTAAAAAATTACCCTTTGTAATAGGAGTTTTTAACTCATGCATAATATTACGAATAAATACATTCCTCGCTTCTTTTATACTCTTAAGTTTTAAAGCTGTTTGTTTAAATTCCATACCTAAAAGAGAAACTTCATCTTTTGAATCACTATTGCAACATTCAAAATCAAAATTTTCATCACCTAAAGTTTTTACCTTATTTTTTAATATTTTTAAAGGCATTAATTTACGTATAGTAATTAAATACATTAATATAATTGTAATAATAACAATTGCAAAAACTAAACTTATATAAATCTGACTATTAACACTTGGACTAGAATTATCTCTAATTAAAATAGTTTTATTTCTCTTTTTTATGTACAAATAATTATTATCATTAAGCTTTAGAACACGAAACATAATTTTTCTTCTTTTATCTTTCCGTTCAAGTAAAACTTTTGTTTGAGGATTATAAGTTATCGTATTTATATTAGCCTTGCTATAAAATAAAGTAAAATTAGAATTTTCTAAACTTTTAGCAAATTCAAGATTTAATCCATCTTTTTTGTGCTTTCTTAATACCACTTTTATAATAGGCATATATTTATCAAATAATTGATTTTCTTTAAATTTATAATTTTCAGTCATTAATATACCAAAACTTGCAATAACCAAAATAATTGAAATTATAAAACTAACAGTAATTGTAAAAAATATTGATTGTCTATTCATTATAAAATTTATACCCCATTCCTCTTATTGTATGAAGATACTTAGGCTCTTTGGGATTATCTTCAATTTTTTGCCTAATTCTGTTAATAATAACTGCTAAAGATCCTGAACCTTCATAATCTTGATTTAATAAATCTGAATTATCAAATATATCTTCTCTTGAAATTACAAAACCTTCTCTTTTAATAAGAAGAGATAAAACCTCAAATTCAGCAGCTGTAAGTTTAACATATTTATGATTTTTTGTAATCTCTTTTTTTTCAATATCTAAAACAAATGTTTTAGTTTTTTCTTCAGGTATATTTGAGTGATTAAATCTTCGCAAAATTGTCTTAATTCTAACTTCAAGTTCTCTAGGATCATAAGGCTTTGGTAAATAATCATCTGCACCCAATTGTAATGCTGTAACTTTATCAGTTATATCACTTCTAGCACTTGAAATTATAA encodes:
- a CDS encoding response regulator transcription factor — translated: MIKIAMIEDDVELAEILTEYLKQFNIEVTNYEEPFLALSSLKINTYDLIILDLTLPGMDGLDVCKAIVKDFDIPIIISSARSDITDKVTALQLGADDYLPKPYDPRELEVRIKTILRRFNHSNIPEEKTKTFVLDIEKKEITKNHKYVKLTAAEFEVLSLLIKREGFVISREDIFDNSDLLNQDYEGSGSLAVIINRIRQKIEDNPKEPKYLHTIRGMGYKFYNE
- a CDS encoding ArsS family sensor histidine kinase; translated protein: MNRQSIFFTITVSFIISIILVIASFGILMTENYKFKENQLFDKYMPIIKVVLRKHKKDGLNLEFAKSLENSNFTLFYSKANINTITYNPQTKVLLERKDKRRKIMFRVLKLNDNNYLYIKKRNKTILIRDNSSPSVNSQIYISLVFAIVIITIILMYLITIRKLMPLKILKNKVKTLGDENFDFECCNSDSKDEVSLLGMEFKQTALKLKSIKEARNVFIRNIMHELKTPITKGNFLTQLEQNKENNEKLKSVFSRLELLINEFASIEELISSNKNIDKKIYYLNDVIDNAKDILMLEDESIIQSYENKKVNVNFKLFSIAVKNLIDNALKYSSNKKVTILTENDNIIFENNGKELEYKLEKYFEPFFANEDKSKNSFGLGLYIVHNILKANNYTLEYEYINGLNRFVCKKEKESTI